A genome region from Lujinxingia vulgaris includes the following:
- a CDS encoding four-helix bundle copper-binding protein: protein MANLRQMIESHPLTPPLEADLLATTLNEVRMCAQFCVLCADACLAEEKVEEMRECIRRCLACAESCEATAHQLVRYDERDRTILYSQLQASAVATRVCAEECERHAEAMEHCRICAQACRNTLKAFHEAIDALA, encoded by the coding sequence ATGGCCAACCTACGTCAGATGATCGAGTCTCACCCCTTAACACCACCGCTGGAGGCCGACCTGCTGGCCACCACGCTCAATGAGGTGCGGATGTGCGCGCAGTTCTGCGTGCTCTGCGCCGACGCCTGCCTGGCCGAGGAGAAGGTGGAGGAGATGCGCGAGTGTATACGCCGCTGCCTGGCGTGCGCGGAGAGCTGTGAGGCGACCGCCCACCAGCTGGTGCGCTACGATGAGCGCGATCGCACGATTCTCTACTCCCAGCTTCAGGCCAGCGCGGTGGCCACGCGGGTCTGCGCCGAGGAGTGTGAGCGCCACGCCGAGGCGATGGAGCATTGCCGCATCTGCGCGCAGGCCTGTCGCAACACGTTGAAGGCGTTTCATGAGGCGATCGACGCGCTGGCGTGA